CCAGTTGATACCCGGCGACAGCTGCAAGGATGACGAGACTTTAGTGTTGGGGAGTTTGGTTTACTTGCTGGCAAACACACTACAGAAGCTACAACTGCAGGTGGAAGGTGGTGTGactttaacatatttatttgacTAAATGGTTGAATGGCACAGGTAATTCGTAATTTAGGGATGATTGTGGAAGCCACGCAGGGCCGAGATCTGGTTGGACTTGGTCACCACGCGGGCGGAGCACTTGGTGTACTTGCAGCGCAGCTTGACGCACTCCCAGTAGCAGACGTCCCTGATCCGCCGATTGAGAGTGAAGGGCTTGCCGTCGATGGTGAGCAGATTGTTGCCCCGATTGCTTTTCGTGAAGCAGACATCCAAGTGGTCATAGTTCTGCTTCCGGGAGCCGCCCGGCTTTTTCTTCGCCACTGGCAGCGATGGCTGGGCCTTGAATTCGTGCTCCTCCAGCTCTGCAAGACAGAATTTGGAGTGGGAGGATGTGTATATTGATTAGACAGCTCCGCATAGCTCGATTGCCCAAGTTGATCCGCCAAATAATTTCCCTGCaccgttgtttttgttgcaaaCACAACACTTTATTGACATAGAATTGACATTGTTTTTGCATTGCAATTTCGACATTTTACCATTTGTACACAATATTTGCTTGGACAGAAATTTAGGTAGGCGTCGCTTTTTGCCTCGGCTTTATCACTCTGCACTATTTAGGGCGCTTTGCAGGCCGCGTGTGTTTTCTGGTGCACCTACCCATTGGGCCAATAAGTTTCACTAACCCGGGTCGCTTTCGTTTCTGTAATATCACTTGTTTATACACcattattaacaattttctGCCGTTcacttttgctttatttttttttttcacaattgTGGCATTTTACCAGAGTTGCCGGACTGTTTGATTCCCAGCCAGGGTTGCAGGTACAGTGCGTACTGGTAAGGGGAATGGTTTTTTCGTCCGCCACAGCTTGTCCTTTGAAAACAAcatattgaaaattaatgattttattataaaaatatctgtTTTGATTTTAACAACTCCCTTTAACTTGTTTAAATAGGTAACAAAGTGCTGTAATATTTCGAAGAGCTGTAACCCTCAAGCGAAGTGTCACTGTGCCTGAATGCAGCCCTGGGCGCTGCCATTATTTTTCTGCCTTGTGTGACTCGTGGGCGTGCttaaaacaataatttgtGTTTTACCCCGTTAAATACAGCGATGGACGTGATAATTATTAAGGATTACTGTTGTAGCTCCCTGCCCGCCTGAAATGTGTTGCAAGTGcagtttcttatttataaaattaaccaCAATAAAGTCCTATACAAGCACCGCAActgtgttttattttgtttatgttttctgtTCATGCCTAAAATCGGTGTTTTAACAAAagtttgttctttttttaatgTGTCATTTTAGAAACACCAAAAAAGGACCCTATAGTCGTGCCCAAGCCAAAGGAAAATGACaagaaaacagcaacaacaacaattggtACGGAAAAACCCAAAAAGGATGCCGATGCTATTCCCTTGTACGATGGCAGCCTCGTCTATGTTTCCAAGGCGGCGCTGGCCAGAGCCTATATACCCATGCCGGCCATATATACCTCACGGGTAACGGACCTGGTGATTGGCAAGGAGACTCTGGCCAAGATTGCCCGGGACGAGGAGTCGCCTTACAAAAATCTGCTGCAGGAAATCATAAGTACATAGCTTGTAGTGATCTCAACTAAACACACGATTTTTACATGGGAGAACCATTCATATCTTTGCAGCTCACGTGTGCAAGGTCTTTGCCATTCGCGGAGACCAGTTGACCCCGTCAGTAGTGCAGGAGTTCATCAACCACAAGCTCGCGACCCTCAAGGCGTCGGTGACCAAGCCGGGGCCATAATTTAAAGAGCCAATTGTGTTCAATAGTTGTTTGTTGCGTttgtaaattgaaataaacacGAGTAActagaaatttaaattcctaGCTCTTTATAGAGTAGCACGTAATCCTGGGACAAGCTCTCAAATAAGACCAAAAACTA
Above is a genomic segment from Drosophila kikkawai strain 14028-0561.14 chromosome 3R, DkikHiC1v2, whole genome shotgun sequence containing:
- the pre-mod(mdg4)-Y gene encoding uncharacterized protein pre-mod(mdg4)-Y produces the protein MVYKQVILQKRKRPGLVKLIGPMELEEHEFKAQPSLPVAKKKPGGSRKQNYDHLDVCFTKSNRGNNLLTIDGKPFTLNRRIRDVCYWECVKLRCKYTKCSARVVTKSNQISALRGFHNHP